A DNA window from Kitasatospora atroaurantiaca contains the following coding sequences:
- a CDS encoding carbohydrate ABC transporter permease translates to MTARARRRRPAGSTALTGVMLLMLVYTLLPLLWLVMSSTKDSASLFDSFGLWFGHGFHLFQNVHDVVTYDGGIYLRWFGNTVLYSVLGAGGAAVISTAGGYALAKYEFRGRRLIFAVVLGAVTIPGTALAVPTYLLFSKVGLVDSPWAVLIPSLASPFGLYLMRVYALGAVPDSMLEAARIDGSGELRTFFTISLRLLAPGFVTVLLFSLVATWNNYFLPLIVLSDPQWFPLTVGLNQWNSLATGASSVGTTNFYPLVITGSLLAIVPLVLAFLFLQRFWQSGLAAGSVKE, encoded by the coding sequence GTGACCGCCCGCGCGCGCCGACGGCGCCCCGCCGGCAGTACGGCGCTCACCGGGGTGATGCTGCTGATGCTGGTCTACACCCTGCTCCCGCTGCTGTGGCTGGTGATGAGCAGTACCAAGGACAGTGCCTCGCTCTTCGACAGCTTCGGGCTCTGGTTCGGCCACGGCTTCCACCTCTTCCAGAACGTCCACGACGTCGTCACCTACGACGGCGGCATCTACCTCCGCTGGTTCGGCAACACCGTGCTCTACTCCGTGCTCGGCGCCGGCGGCGCGGCCGTCATCTCCACGGCCGGCGGCTACGCCCTCGCCAAGTACGAGTTCCGCGGCCGCAGGCTGATCTTCGCGGTGGTCCTCGGCGCCGTCACCATCCCCGGCACCGCGCTGGCCGTCCCGACGTACCTGCTGTTCAGCAAGGTCGGCCTGGTCGACAGCCCCTGGGCGGTCCTGATCCCGTCACTCGCCAGCCCGTTCGGCCTCTACCTGATGCGGGTGTACGCGCTGGGGGCGGTGCCCGACTCGATGCTGGAGGCCGCCCGGATCGACGGCTCGGGCGAACTCCGCACCTTCTTCACCATCTCGCTGCGCCTGCTCGCCCCGGGCTTCGTGACCGTGCTGCTCTTCTCGCTGGTCGCGACCTGGAACAACTACTTCCTGCCGCTGATCGTGCTGAGCGATCCGCAGTGGTTCCCGCTCACCGTCGGACTCAACCAGTGGAACAGCCTGGCGACCGGCGCGAGCAGCGTGGGAACCACCAACTTCTACCCCCTGGTGATCACCGGCAGCCTGCTGGCGATCGTCCCCCTCGTCCTCGCCTTCCTGTTCCTGCAGCGCTTCTGGCAGTCCGGCCTGGCGGCCGGAAGCGTCAAGGAGTAA
- a CDS encoding carbohydrate ABC transporter permease, producing MSKPPPTARPSRYGYVFLAPFLLVFLAAIVAPLLYALHQSFFQDRLIGGTVFVGLDNYRRAFTDHLFQAGLLRVALFLAVQVPVMLGLALLAALAVDSGRLIRAGLFRIGIFIPYAVPAVVASLMWGYLYGRQFGLVHQVGDALGLAMPDLLGKSWMLASIGNIATWEYVGYNMLILYAALRAIPEELYEAASVDGAGEFRKAWSIKIPALRQALLLATVFSIIGSFQLFNEPNILQALAPNVITTSYTPNMYAYNLAFNGQQFNYSAAVAVVLGAVTAVVAYTVQLRTARKEQVL from the coding sequence GTGAGCAAGCCGCCCCCCACCGCACGCCCGTCCAGGTACGGGTACGTCTTCCTCGCACCGTTCCTGCTGGTCTTCCTGGCGGCCATCGTCGCGCCCCTGCTGTACGCGCTCCACCAGAGCTTCTTCCAGGACCGGTTGATCGGCGGCACCGTCTTCGTCGGCCTCGACAACTACCGGCGGGCCTTCACCGACCACCTCTTCCAGGCGGGCCTGCTCCGGGTGGCACTGTTCCTGGCCGTTCAGGTGCCGGTCATGCTCGGCCTCGCCCTGCTCGCGGCCCTGGCCGTGGACAGCGGCCGGCTGATCAGGGCAGGCCTGTTCCGGATCGGCATCTTCATCCCGTACGCCGTCCCCGCCGTGGTCGCTTCGCTGATGTGGGGCTACCTGTACGGGCGTCAGTTCGGCCTGGTCCACCAGGTCGGCGACGCACTCGGCCTGGCGATGCCCGACCTGCTCGGCAAGTCCTGGATGCTCGCCTCCATCGGCAACATCGCCACCTGGGAGTACGTCGGCTACAACATGCTCATCCTCTACGCGGCTCTGCGGGCGATCCCCGAGGAACTGTACGAGGCGGCCTCGGTGGACGGCGCGGGCGAGTTCCGCAAGGCCTGGAGCATCAAGATCCCCGCACTCCGGCAGGCCCTGCTGCTGGCCACGGTCTTCTCCATCATCGGCAGCTTCCAGCTCTTCAACGAGCCCAACATCCTCCAGGCACTGGCCCCCAACGTGATCACCACCAGCTACACGCCCAACATGTACGCCTACAACCTCGCCTTCAACGGCCAGCAGTTCAACTACTCGGCCGCCGTGGCCGTGGTGCTCGGCGCGGTGACCGCTGTGGTCGCCTACACCGTCCAGCTCCGGACGGCCCGGAAGGAGCAGGTCCTGTGA